Proteins encoded within one genomic window of Candidatus Nezhaarchaeota archaeon:
- the pyrH gene encoding UMP kinase, whose amino-acid sequence MRENYVVKLGGHVLIDDKGEFRRDVLSSYVDLVASLWREGINLHTVVGGGRVARLYIEVLAALGAPKALQDLMGIEVARINASLLTHALRSRGVKALFRDSFSSINWFEDSVYVMGGVSPAQSTTAVAALLAEATRAIKLIVATDVNGLYSEDPKKNPQATLLKKVTMKELMGVLKVESEPGSYKLLDSVALQVIARSKILTQIVNGLNPQNIEKAIRGEDVGTLIIP is encoded by the coding sequence ATGCGCGAAAACTATGTAGTCAAGCTTGGGGGGCACGTCTTAATAGACGATAAAGGTGAGTTTAGGAGGGACGTTCTATCAAGTTACGTTGACCTAGTGGCAAGTCTCTGGAGAGAGGGAATCAACTTACACACGGTCGTTGGGGGAGGTCGAGTAGCGAGACTCTACATAGAGGTGCTAGCTGCTTTAGGCGCTCCTAAGGCCCTTCAAGACCTTATGGGGATTGAAGTAGCGAGGATCAATGCAAGTCTCCTAACTCATGCCTTAAGAAGCAGAGGGGTCAAAGCCCTCTTTAGAGACTCCTTTTCTTCAATCAATTGGTTTGAAGATTCGGTCTACGTGATGGGGGGAGTAAGCCCCGCACAATCAACGACTGCAGTGGCAGCATTACTTGCTGAAGCTACAAGAGCCATAAAGCTAATAGTGGCTACGGACGTAAATGGCTTATACTCTGAAGACCCGAAAAAGAACCCTCAAGCTACATTATTAAAGAAGGTTACGATGAAGGAGTTGATGGGGGTCTTAAAGGTAGAATCAGAGCCGGGAAGCTACAAGTTGCTAGACTCGGTGGCTCTTCAAGTCATAGCCCGCTCAAAGATATTAACACAAATAGTTAACGGCTTGAACCCTCAAAACATAGAGAAGGCCATAAGAGGAGAGGACGTAGGGACGCTGATAATACCTTAA
- a CDS encoding chromatin protein Cren7 — protein sequence MPKCPKCGAEVATPTKTWTLAPKGRKPVTIGLFKCPNGHFFRAGVK from the coding sequence ATGCCCAAGTGTCCAAAGTGCGGTGCTGAGGTTGCTACTCCAACGAAGACGTGGACCCTAGCACCAAAGGGTAGGAAGCCCGTGACCATAGGTCTATTTAAGTGCCCCAACGGCCACTTCTTCAGAGCAGGTGTCAAATAA
- the prf1 gene encoding peptide chain release factor aRF-1 gives MTISIDKVRLERLVKELKSKRGRGTELISLYIPAGRPLGEVTSALREELSTAANIKDRTTRHHVLDALTVTLQRLKLFTSTPKNGLVVFAGYIPRGPPGSEKMEVYVIEPPEPINTYLYRCDSRFHTEILEEMLEEKGSYGVIVIDRSSATFALLTGKRLKILDEITSGVPGKHSAGGQSARRFERVIEIMAHEFYKRAGEYAQKLFSEVKDLKGIIIGGPGPTKNDFYDGDYLPYDLKKMVIGIVDVGYTGEEGVYETIERAQNLLEGVKYVHEKQVIQRFLEYLAKKSDLIAYGYKEVYHFLKQGVVDTLILSEDVPLSYVKVSCSTCGWTNEDLVKEDEVEGFKEAYSKCPVCGQVTNLEQGDVIEHLVELSKTFSTKVEIISSETEEGRGFLESFKGMAAILRYAPR, from the coding sequence ATGACAATAAGCATAGACAAGGTTAGACTTGAGCGGTTAGTCAAGGAGTTAAAATCTAAGAGAGGTAGGGGGACAGAGCTCATATCACTTTACATACCAGCTGGTAGACCACTTGGCGAGGTAACATCAGCTTTGAGAGAAGAGCTATCTACGGCAGCTAACATAAAGGATAGGACTACAAGGCATCACGTGCTCGATGCGCTGACGGTGACCTTGCAGAGGCTCAAACTATTCACTTCGACACCTAAGAACGGGCTAGTAGTATTTGCTGGTTACATTCCTAGAGGCCCTCCGGGCAGTGAGAAGATGGAAGTCTACGTCATAGAACCTCCAGAGCCTATAAACACGTACCTATACCGATGCGATTCGCGATTCCACACGGAGATATTAGAGGAGATGCTAGAGGAGAAAGGTAGTTACGGCGTAATAGTGATCGATAGGAGCAGTGCGACTTTTGCTCTGCTTACGGGCAAGAGATTAAAGATACTTGACGAGATCACCTCAGGCGTACCTGGAAAGCATAGTGCTGGAGGTCAGTCGGCTAGGAGATTTGAGAGGGTGATAGAGATAATGGCTCACGAATTTTACAAGAGGGCTGGAGAGTACGCTCAAAAACTATTTTCGGAGGTCAAAGACCTCAAAGGAATAATCATTGGGGGGCCGGGTCCAACGAAGAACGACTTCTATGACGGTGATTACCTCCCCTATGACCTCAAGAAGATGGTCATAGGGATAGTGGATGTAGGTTACACGGGAGAAGAGGGAGTCTACGAGACCATAGAAAGAGCACAAAACCTTCTAGAGGGGGTTAAGTACGTTCATGAGAAGCAAGTTATTCAGAGGTTTTTGGAGTACTTAGCTAAGAAGAGCGACCTAATAGCCTATGGTTATAAAGAAGTTTACCATTTCTTAAAGCAGGGCGTTGTCGATACTCTGATACTATCAGAGGACGTTCCCTTAAGCTATGTAAAGGTCTCGTGTAGTACATGCGGATGGACTAATGAGGATCTTGTGAAAGAGGATGAAGTGGAGGGGTTTAAGGAAGCATACTCCAAGTGCCCCGTATGCGGTCAAGTAACCAATTTAGAGCAAGGAGACGTGATAGAGCACTTAGTGGAGCTCTCAAAGACCTTTAGTACTAAGGTCGAGATAATCTCCAGCGAGACTGAGGAAGGAAGGGGCTTTCTAGAGTCCTTTAAAGGCATGGCAGCAATTTTGAGGTATGCTCCTCGATAA
- the iorA gene encoding indolepyruvate ferredoxin oxidoreductase subunit alpha — protein MKGDRGEEVVLMLGNEAIARGAIEGDVKVATAYPGTPSTEIVETLALLSKDYDLYVEWSVNEKVAFEVALAASYCNLRSLTAMKHVGLNVASDPLFTSAYTGVRGGFVIVSADDPSCYSSQNEQDNRIYGLHAYIPVVEPSSPQEAKDMTIYSLEVSERYGLPVILRTVTRLSHSRGPVKLGPIRRSSKKAVFERKPEKYVCLPANARRMRLEAIERLNAVEKEFNNSSFNVVLEGESKVGVIACGLAYTHVVDALDELNLSHRPSILKLSTVHPIPKELLANFLEDKEKVLVVEELEPLVELQVKALCHDLKLKAEVHGKDLIPLAGELTPLRVLRGLASFLGVSVELPELKVKLQAPPRPPILCAGCPHRNAFYAIKMAVKKAKVEAIYPSDIGCYTLGYYPPFELVDTTICMGAGVGLACGFAKFTDKVVIATVGESTFYHACIPALINAVFNPSSFVLVVLDNNFTAMTGGQPSPATGVNAMGQQVKKVLPEDIAKACGVELCKVVDPYDVDSMIASIVEAIEHVKRGLGPAVIISRRACSLTLLREERLGRIKLEKKMVEADKCKGCMTCIKLVGCPALIPRAGKVVIDENICTGCGLCERSCPYKAIGVLRS, from the coding sequence ATGAAGGGGGATAGAGGGGAAGAAGTAGTTCTAATGCTTGGTAATGAAGCCATAGCTCGAGGTGCTATTGAGGGGGATGTTAAGGTAGCTACAGCTTATCCAGGCACTCCATCTACAGAGATCGTTGAGACTTTGGCTTTGCTTTCTAAGGATTACGACCTTTACGTCGAGTGGAGCGTCAATGAAAAGGTAGCGTTTGAGGTCGCTTTAGCAGCGTCCTACTGCAACTTAAGGTCTCTAACAGCTATGAAGCATGTCGGTTTGAACGTGGCCTCTGATCCATTATTCACATCAGCTTATACAGGAGTCAGAGGCGGTTTCGTGATAGTGTCAGCGGATGATCCAAGCTGCTATAGCTCTCAGAATGAGCAGGATAATAGGATTTACGGGCTCCACGCTTACATACCAGTCGTCGAACCTAGCTCACCTCAGGAAGCCAAGGACATGACCATATACTCTCTTGAAGTCTCTGAGAGGTATGGTCTCCCAGTGATCTTAAGAACTGTGACAAGACTAAGCCATTCTAGAGGACCAGTGAAGCTAGGTCCCATAAGAAGATCGAGTAAGAAAGCTGTTTTTGAAAGGAAGCCTGAAAAGTACGTTTGCCTTCCAGCCAATGCAAGACGCATGAGGTTAGAAGCTATTGAAAGATTGAATGCCGTAGAGAAGGAGTTCAACAACTCTAGCTTTAACGTTGTATTGGAGGGTGAATCGAAGGTAGGCGTCATAGCTTGCGGCTTGGCCTACACCCACGTGGTTGATGCTCTCGATGAGTTAAACTTGAGCCATAGACCCTCAATCCTGAAGCTCTCCACGGTGCATCCCATTCCTAAAGAGCTCCTAGCAAATTTCTTGGAGGACAAGGAGAAGGTCCTAGTTGTTGAAGAGCTGGAACCTCTAGTAGAGCTCCAGGTTAAAGCTCTATGTCACGACTTGAAGTTGAAAGCTGAAGTCCATGGAAAGGACTTAATTCCCTTAGCTGGAGAATTGACGCCACTTAGAGTACTGAGGGGCTTAGCCTCATTTCTAGGAGTAAGCGTTGAGCTGCCAGAGCTCAAAGTTAAGCTCCAAGCCCCGCCAAGACCTCCAATACTGTGTGCTGGTTGTCCTCATAGAAACGCATTTTACGCTATAAAGATGGCAGTCAAGAAGGCTAAGGTTGAAGCTATATATCCAAGCGACATTGGTTGCTACACATTAGGCTATTACCCACCCTTTGAGCTCGTGGACACGACGATCTGCATGGGAGCTGGTGTGGGCTTAGCTTGCGGCTTCGCTAAGTTCACAGATAAGGTGGTGATAGCAACCGTTGGTGAATCAACATTCTACCATGCTTGCATACCGGCCCTCATAAACGCCGTCTTCAATCCTTCTAGCTTCGTGCTAGTGGTGTTAGACAACAACTTCACGGCTATGACTGGAGGGCAGCCAAGTCCAGCTACCGGCGTAAATGCCATGGGGCAACAAGTAAAAAAGGTCCTACCTGAGGACATAGCTAAAGCTTGTGGAGTAGAACTCTGTAAAGTTGTGGATCCCTATGACGTAGACTCGATGATAGCAAGCATTGTCGAGGCAATAGAACATGTTAAGAGAGGACTGGGACCAGCTGTCATAATTTCTCGAAGAGCTTGCTCCTTGACCCTCTTAAGGGAAGAAAGGCTTGGAAGGATAAAGCTCGAGAAGAAGATGGTGGAGGCTGATAAGTGTAAGGGCTGCATGACCTGCATAAAGCTAGTGGGCTGTCCAGCTTTGATACCTAGAGCTGGAAAAGTAGTAATAGATGAAAACATATGCACTGGATGTGGATTGTGTGAGCGCTCCTGCCCCTACAAAGCTATTGGGGTGCTGAGATCATGA